In one window of Apium graveolens chloroplast, complete genome DNA:
- the ccsA gene encoding CcsA, which translates to MIFSTLEHILTHISFSIVSIVITIHLITLLIDEIIKLNDSSEKGMIATFLCITVLLVTRWIYSGHFPLSDLYESLIFLSWSLSVIHIVPYFKKNKSHLSTITASSVIFTQGFATSGLLTEIHQSAILVPALQSEWLIMHVSMMILGYAALLCGSLLSVALLVLTFRKNINFFCKRNTFLLKLNEEFSFGEIQYINERNNFLGNTSFFSANNYYRSQLIQQLDYWSYRVISLGFLFLTIGILSGAVWANEAWGSYWNWDPKETWAFITWIVFAVYLHTRTNINLQVEVSAIVASMGFLIIWICYFGVNLLGIGLHSYGSFTLTSN; encoded by the coding sequence ATGATATTTTCAACTTTAGAGCATATATTAACTCATATTTCCTTTTCGATAGTTTCCATTGTAATTACAATTCATTTGATAACTTTATTAATCGATGAAATCATAAAACTAAATGATTCGTCAGAAAAGGGAATGATAGCTACTTTTTTATGTATAACCGTATTATTAGTCACTCGTTGGATTTATTCGGGGCATTTCCCATTAAGTGATTTATATGAATCATTAATTTTTCTTTCTTGGAGTTTATCAGTTATTCATATAGTTCCATATTTCAAAAAAAATAAAAGCCATTTAAGCACAATAACTGCGTCAAGTGTTATTTTTACACAAGGCTTTGCTACTTCGGGTCTTTTAACTGAAATACATCAATCCGCAATATTAGTACCCGCTCTCCAATCCGAGTGGTTAATAATGCACGTAAGTATGATGATATTGGGCTATGCAGCTCTTTTATGTGGATCATTATTATCAGTAGCACTTCTAGTCCTTACATTTCGAAAAAACATAAATTTTTTTTGTAAGAGGAATACTTTTTTATTAAAACTAAATGAGGAATTTTCCTTTGGTGAAATACAATATATAAATGAAAGAAACAATTTTTTAGGAAATACTTCTTTTTTTTCTGCTAACAATTATTACAGGTCCCAATTGATTCAACAGTTGGATTATTGGAGTTATCGTGTGATTAGTCTAGGTTTTCTCTTCTTAACTATAGGTATTCTTTCAGGAGCAGTATGGGCTAATGAAGCATGGGGGTCCTATTGGAATTGGGACCCAAAGGAAACTTGGGCATTTATTACTTGGATCGTATTTGCGGTTTATTTACATACTAGAACCAATATAAATTTACAGGTTGAAGTTTCCGCAATTGTGGCGTCTATGGGCTTTCTTATAATTTGGATATGCTATTTTGGGGTAAATCTATTAGGAATAGGACTACATAGTTATGGTTCATTTACGTTAACATCTAATTGA
- the ndhD gene encoding NdhD — MMLAMYSGQIGLFASRDLLLFFIMWELELIPVYLLLSMWGGKKRLYSATKFILYTAGGSIFLLMGVLGVGLYGSTEPTLNFATLVNQSYPAALEIILYIGFFIAFAVKSPIIPLHTWLPDTHGEAHYSTCMLLAGILLKMGAYGLIRINMELLSHAHSIFSPWLVIVGTIQIIYAASTSLGQRNLKKRIAYSSVSHMGFILIGIGSINDTGLNGAILQIVSHGFIGAALFFLAGTSYDRIRLVYLDEMGGIAIPMPKIFTMFSSFSMASLALPGMSGFVAELIVFFGIITSQKYLLISKLGITFVMAIGMILTPIYLLSMLRQMFYGYKLFNAPNSYVFDSGPRELFVSIAIFIPVIGIGMYPDFVLSLSVDKVEVLLSNFVYR, encoded by the coding sequence TTGATGTTAGCAATGTACAGCGGGCAAATAGGATTATTTGCTTCTCGGGACCTTTTACTTTTTTTCATCATGTGGGAGTTAGAATTAATTCCGGTTTATCTACTTTTATCCATGTGGGGGGGAAAGAAACGTCTTTACTCGGCTACAAAATTTATTTTATATACGGCGGGGGGTTCCATTTTTCTCTTAATGGGAGTTCTGGGTGTCGGTTTATATGGTTCTACTGAGCCGACATTAAACTTTGCAACATTAGTTAATCAGTCATATCCTGCGGCGTTGGAAATAATATTATATATTGGATTTTTTATTGCTTTTGCTGTCAAATCGCCGATTATACCTCTACATACATGGTTACCAGATACCCATGGAGAAGCACATTACAGTACTTGTATGCTTTTAGCTGGAATCTTATTAAAAATGGGAGCGTATGGATTGATTCGGATTAATATGGAATTATTATCCCATGCCCATTCTATATTTTCTCCGTGGTTGGTTATAGTAGGCACAATACAAATAATATATGCAGCTTCAACATCTCTCGGCCAACGTAATTTAAAAAAAAGAATAGCCTATTCCTCTGTATCTCATATGGGTTTCATACTTATAGGAATTGGTTCTATAAACGATACGGGACTCAATGGAGCCATTTTACAAATAGTCTCTCATGGATTTATCGGTGCTGCGCTTTTTTTCTTGGCAGGAACCAGTTATGATAGAATACGTCTTGTTTATCTCGACGAAATGGGCGGAATAGCTATCCCAATGCCAAAAATATTCACGATGTTCAGCAGCTTTTCAATGGCTTCTCTTGCATTACCGGGTATGAGTGGTTTTGTTGCAGAATTGATAGTTTTTTTTGGAATCATTACCAGCCAAAAATATCTTTTAATATCAAAATTAGGAATTACTTTTGTAATGGCAATTGGGATGATATTAACTCCTATTTATTTATTATCTATGTTACGCCAGATGTTCTATGGATACAAGCTATTTAATGCTCCAAACTCTTACGTTTTTGATTCTGGACCGCGAGAGTTATTTGTTTCGATCGCTATCTTTATACCTGTAATAGGTATTGGTATGTACCCTGATTTTGTTCTTTCCCTATCAGTTGACAAGGTCGAGGTTCTTTTATCTAATTTTGTTTATAGATAG
- the psaC gene encoding PsaC has translation MSHSVKIYDTCIGCTQCVRACPTDVLEMIPWDGCKAKQIASAPRTEDCVGCKRCESACPTDFLSVRVSLWNETTRSMGLAY, from the coding sequence ATGTCACATTCAGTAAAGATTTATGATACATGTATCGGGTGCACTCAATGTGTCCGAGCCTGCCCCACCGACGTATTAGAAATGATACCCTGGGACGGATGTAAAGCTAAACAAATTGCTTCTGCTCCAAGAACAGAAGATTGTGTTGGTTGTAAGAGATGTGAATCCGCCTGTCCAACCGATTTCTTGAGCGTTCGGGTTTCTTTATGGAATGAAACAACTCGTAGTATGGGTCTAGCTTATTGA
- the ndhE gene encoding NdhE produces MMLEHVLVLSAYLFSVGLYGLITSRNMVRALMCLELILNAVNINFVTFSDFFDSRQLKGAIFSIFVIAIAAAEAAIGLAIVSSIYRNRKSTRINQSNLLNK; encoded by the coding sequence ATGATGCTCGAACATGTACTTGTTTTGAGTGCCTATTTATTTTCTGTTGGTCTTTATGGATTGATTACGAGTCGAAATATGGTTAGGGCCCTTATGTGTCTTGAACTTATTTTGAATGCAGTTAATATAAATTTTGTAACATTTTCTGATTTTTTTGATAGTCGTCAATTAAAAGGAGCAATTTTCTCTATTTTTGTTATAGCTATTGCAGCCGCTGAAGCCGCTATTGGACTAGCTATTGTTTCATCAATTTATCGTAACAGAAAATCAACTCGTATCAATCAATCTAATTTGTTGAATAAATAG
- the ndhG gene encoding NdhG produces MDLPGPIHDFFLVFLGSGLILGGLGVVLLPNPIYSAFSLGLVLVCTSLFYILSNSHFVAAAQLLIYVGAINVLIIFAVMFMNGSEYYKDFHLWTVGDGVTSIVCTSIFVSLITTIPDTSWYGIIWTTKSNQIVEQDLISNSQQIGIHLSTDFFLPFELISIILLVALIGAIAVARQ; encoded by the coding sequence ATGGATTTACCCGGACCAATACATGATTTTTTTTTAGTCTTTCTGGGATCGGGTCTTATATTAGGAGGTCTGGGAGTGGTATTACTCCCCAATCCAATTTATTCTGCCTTTTCATTGGGATTGGTTCTTGTTTGTACATCCTTATTCTATATTCTCTCAAACTCCCATTTTGTAGCTGCTGCTCAACTTCTTATTTACGTAGGAGCCATAAATGTTTTAATCATTTTTGCTGTGATGTTCATGAATGGTTCCGAATACTACAAAGATTTTCATCTTTGGACCGTTGGGGACGGAGTTACGTCGATTGTTTGTACAAGTATTTTTGTTTCACTAATTACTACTATTCCAGATACGTCATGGTACGGGATTATTTGGACTACAAAATCAAACCAGATTGTAGAGCAAGATTTGATAAGTAATAGTCAACAAATTGGGATTCATTTATCAACAGATTTCTTTCTTCCATTTGAACTAATTTCAATAATTCTTTTAGTTGCGTTAATAGGTGCGATTGCTGTAGCTCGTCAATAA
- the ndhI gene encoding NdhI, whose translation MFSMITEFMNYGQQTVRAARYIGQGFMITLSHASRLPVTIQYPYEKLITSERFRGRIHFEFDKCIACEVCVRVCPIDLPVVDWKLETDIRKKRLLNYSIDFGICIFCGNCVEYCPTNCLSMTEEYELSTYDRHELNYNQIALGRLPMSIINDYTTRTILNLPEIKKT comes from the coding sequence ATGTTCTCTATGATAACTGAGTTCATGAATTATGGTCAACAAACAGTACGAGCTGCAAGGTACATCGGTCAAGGTTTCATGATTACCTTATCACATGCGAGTCGTTTACCTGTAACTATTCAATATCCCTACGAAAAATTGATTACATCGGAGCGTTTTCGCGGCCGAATCCACTTTGAATTTGATAAATGCATTGCTTGTGAAGTATGTGTTCGTGTATGTCCTATAGATCTACCTGTTGTAGACTGGAAGTTGGAAACGGATATTAGAAAGAAACGGTTGCTTAATTACAGTATTGATTTCGGAATCTGTATATTTTGTGGTAATTGCGTTGAGTATTGTCCAACAAATTGTTTATCAATGACTGAAGAATATGAACTTTCTACATATGATCGTCACGAATTGAATTATAATCAAATTGCTTTAGGGCGTTTACCAATGTCAATAATTAACGATTACACGACTCGAACAATTTTAAATTTGCCTGAAATAAAAAAGACTTAA
- the ndhA gene encoding NdhA: MIIDTTEVQAINSFFRLESLKEVYEIIWMLVPIFIPVLGITIGVLVIVWLEREISAGIQQRIGPEYAGPLGILQALADGTKLLFKENLLPSRGDTRLFSIGPSIAVTSILLSYLVIPFGYRLVLADFSIGVFLWIAISSIAPVGLLMSGYGSNNKYSFLGGLRAAAQSISYEIPLTLCVLSISLLSNSSSTVDIVEAQSKYGFWGWNLWRQPIGFIVFLISSLAECERLPFDLPEAEEELVAGYQTEYSGIKFGLFYVASYLNLLVSSLFVTVLYLGGWNLSLPYIGVPFFFEINKAGRVFGTIIGIFITLAKTFLFLFIAITTRWTLPRLRMDQLLNLGWKFLLPISLGNLLLTTSSQLLSL; encoded by the exons ATGATAATAGATACAACAGAAGTACAAGCTATCAATTCTTTTTTTAGATTGGAATCCTTAAAAGAGGTATATGAGATCATATGGATGCTTGTCCCTATTTTTATTCCTGTATTAGGAATCACAATAGGTGTACTAGTAATTGTTTGGTTAGAAAGAGAAATATCTGCGGGGATACAACAACGTATTGGCCCTGAATACGCCGGGCCTTTGGGAATTCTTCAAGCTTTAGCAGATGGTACAAAATTACTTTTCAAAGAGAATCTTCTTCCATCAAGAGGAGATACTCGTTTATTCAGTATCGGACCATCCATAGCAGTCACATCAATTCTACTAAGTTATTTAGTAATTCCTTTTGGATATCGCCTTGTTCTAGCCGATTTCAGTATTGGTGTTTTTTTATGGATTGCCATTTCAAGTATTGCTCCCGTGGGCCTTCTTATGTCAGGTTATGGATCAAATAATAAATATTCCTTTTTAGGTGGTTTACGGGCTGCTGCTCAATCAATTAGTTATGAAATACCATTAACTCTATGTGTGTTATCAATATCTCT ATTATCTAACAGTTCAAGTACAGTTGATATAGTTGAAGCGCAGTCAAAATATGGTTTTTGGGGGTGGAATTTGTGGCGTCAACCTATAGGGTTTATCGTTTTTCTAATTTCGTCCTTAGCCGAGTGTGAAAGATTACCTTTTGATTTACCAGAAGCAGAAGAAGAATTGGTAGCAGGTTATCAAACCGAATACTCAGGTATAAAATTTGGTTTATTTTACGTTGCCTCGTATCTGAATTTACTAGTTTCTTCATTATTTGTAACGGTTCTTTACTTGGGGGGCTGGAATCTCTCTCTTCCGTATATAGGCGTTCCTTTTTTTTTTGAAATAAATAAAGCGGGTAGAGTCTTTGGAACAATAATTGGTATCTTTATTACATTAGCTAAAACTTTTTTGTTCTTATTCATTGCTATCACAACAAGATGGACTTTACCAAGGCTAAGAATGGACCAACTCTTAAATCTTGGGTGGAAATTTCTTTTACCTATATCTCTCGGCAATCTATTATTAACAACTTCTTCCCAACTTCTTTCACTGTAA
- the ndhH gene encoding NdhH, producing MTAPATRNDLMIVNMGPQHPSMHGVLRLIVTLDGEDVIDCEPILGYLHRGMEKIAENRTIIQYLPYVTRWDYLATMFTEAITVNAPEQLGNIQVPKRASYIRVIMLELSRIASHLLWLGPFMADIGAQTPFFYIFRERELIYDLFEAATGMRMMHNYFRIGGVAADLPHGWVDKCLDFCDYFLTRVTEYQRLITRNPIFLERVEGVGIIGGEEAINWGLSGPMLRASGIQWDLRKVDHYESYDEFDWGVQWQKEGDSLARYLVRISEMTESIKIIQQALEGIPGGPYENLEIRRFDKVWDPEWNDFDYRFISKKPSPTFELSKQELYVRVEAPKGELGIFLIGDKGVFPWRWKIRPPGFINLQILPQLVKRMKLADIMTILGSIDIIMGEVDR from the coding sequence ATGACTGCACCAGCTACACGAAATGACCTTATGATAGTCAATATGGGCCCTCAACACCCATCAATGCACGGTGTTCTTCGACTCATTGTTACTCTAGACGGTGAAGATGTTATTGACTGTGAACCGATATTGGGGTATTTACATAGAGGAATGGAAAAAATTGCGGAAAACCGAACCATTATACAATATTTACCTTATGTAACACGTTGGGATTATTTAGCTACTATGTTCACTGAAGCAATAACTGTAAATGCACCAGAGCAGTTAGGCAATATTCAAGTGCCTAAAAGGGCCAGCTATATCAGAGTCATTATGTTAGAGTTAAGTCGTATAGCGTCGCATTTGTTATGGCTTGGCCCTTTTATGGCAGATATTGGCGCACAGACCCCCTTCTTCTATATTTTTCGAGAAAGAGAATTGATATATGACCTATTCGAAGCTGCTACCGGTATGCGAATGATGCATAATTATTTTCGTATTGGAGGAGTCGCTGCTGATTTACCTCATGGCTGGGTAGATAAATGTTTGGATTTTTGTGATTATTTTTTAACAAGAGTTACTGAATATCAAAGGCTTATTACACGTAATCCTATTTTTTTAGAGCGAGTTGAAGGAGTAGGCATTATTGGCGGAGAGGAGGCAATAAATTGGGGTTTATCGGGACCAATGCTACGAGCTTCCGGCATACAATGGGATCTTCGAAAGGTTGATCATTATGAGTCTTACGATGAATTTGATTGGGGAGTTCAATGGCAAAAAGAAGGGGATTCATTAGCTCGTTATTTAGTACGAATCAGTGAAATGACAGAATCGATAAAAATTATTCAACAGGCTTTAGAAGGAATTCCGGGGGGGCCCTATGAGAATTTAGAAATCCGGCGCTTTGATAAAGTATGGGATCCCGAATGGAATGATTTTGACTATCGATTTATCAGTAAAAAACCTTCTCCTACTTTTGAATTGTCAAAACAAGAACTTTATGTGAGAGTCGAAGCCCCAAAAGGAGAATTAGGAATTTTTCTGATAGGAGATAAGGGTGTTTTTCCTTGGAGATGGAAAATCCGACCACCGGGTTTTATCAATTTGCAAATCCTTCCTCAATTAGTTAAAAGAATGAAATTGGCTGATATTATGACAATACTAGGTAGCATAGATATCATTATGGGAGAAGTTGATCGTTAA
- the rps15 gene encoding ribosomal protein S15, with translation MIKNTFSAIILKEENEDNKGSVEFQVVRFTNRIRRLTSHLELHKKDYLSQRGLRKILGKRQRLLAYLSKKNRVRYKELIGQLEIRETKNH, from the coding sequence ATGATAAAAAATACATTCAGTGCAATTATTTTGAAAGAGGAAAACGAAGACAACAAGGGGTCTGTTGAATTTCAAGTAGTGCGTTTCACCAATAGGATACGGAGACTTACTTCACATTTGGAATTGCACAAAAAAGACTATTTATCTCAGAGAGGTCTGCGTAAAATTCTAGGAAAACGTCAACGGCTGCTCGCCTATTTGTCAAAAAAAAATAGAGTACGTTATAAAGAATTAATCGGCCAGTTGGAGATTCGAGAAACAAAAAATCATTAA